The Streptomyces cynarae genome contains a region encoding:
- a CDS encoding acyl carrier protein, translating into MAATQEEIVAGLAEIVNEIAGIPTEDVQLDKSFTDDLDVDSLSMVEVVVAAEERFDVKIPDDDVKNLKTVGDAAEYILKHQA; encoded by the coding sequence ATGGCCGCCACTCAGGAAGAGATCGTCGCCGGTCTCGCCGAGATCGTGAACGAGATCGCCGGGATCCCCACCGAGGACGTCCAGCTGGACAAGTCCTTCACCGACGACCTGGACGTCGACTCGCTGTCGATGGTCGAGGTCGTCGTCGCCGCCGAGGAGCGCTTCGACGTCAAGATCCCCGACGACGACGTCAAGAACCTCAAGACGGTCGGTGACGCCGCCGAGTACATCCTCAAGCACCAGGCCTGA
- the fabF gene encoding beta-ketoacyl-ACP synthase II, with amino-acid sequence MSSTNRTVVVTGIGATTPLGGDAASTWEGLIAGKSGVGPLEQEWAAEQAVRIAAQIAVEPSEVIPRPQARRLDRSAQFALIAAKEAWADAGFTATAGEDASVDPDRLGAVIASGIGGVTTLLDQYDVLKEKGVRRVSPHTVPMLMPNGPSANVGLLVGARAGVHTPVSACASGAEAIGYAIEMIRTGRADVVVAGGTEAAIHPLPIAAFGNMMAMSKNNDDPQGASRPYDVDRDGFVLGEGAGVLVLESAEHAAKRGARVYAEAVGQGISADGHDIVQPEPEGRGISHALHNLLDNSDLDPAEIVHVNAHATSTPAGDIAELKALRKVFGDHADHMAVSATKSMTGHLLGGAGGVESVATVLALYNRVAPPTINVQNIDPEAEANADVVRGEARKLRAEGRIAALNDSFGFGGHNVVLAFRTV; translated from the coding sequence GTGAGCTCGACCAATCGCACCGTGGTCGTCACCGGTATCGGCGCAACCACACCGCTGGGTGGCGACGCGGCCTCTACCTGGGAGGGCCTGATCGCCGGCAAGTCCGGTGTCGGACCCCTGGAGCAGGAGTGGGCCGCCGAGCAGGCGGTCCGCATCGCCGCGCAGATCGCCGTGGAGCCGTCCGAGGTCATCCCGCGGCCCCAGGCCCGCCGTCTGGACCGTTCGGCGCAGTTCGCGCTGATCGCGGCCAAGGAGGCCTGGGCTGACGCCGGTTTCACCGCTACGGCGGGCGAGGACGCAAGCGTCGACCCCGACCGGCTCGGCGCGGTCATCGCCTCCGGCATCGGCGGTGTGACGACCCTCCTCGACCAGTACGACGTGCTGAAGGAGAAGGGCGTCCGCCGTGTCTCCCCGCACACCGTGCCGATGCTGATGCCGAACGGCCCGTCCGCCAACGTGGGCCTGCTCGTCGGCGCCCGCGCCGGTGTGCACACCCCGGTCTCCGCCTGCGCTTCGGGGGCCGAGGCCATCGGCTACGCCATCGAGATGATCCGCACCGGCCGCGCCGACGTAGTCGTCGCCGGCGGTACGGAGGCGGCGATCCACCCGCTGCCCATCGCCGCGTTCGGCAACATGATGGCGATGTCCAAGAACAACGACGACCCGCAGGGGGCCTCGCGTCCCTACGACGTCGACCGTGACGGCTTCGTCCTCGGTGAGGGCGCGGGCGTCCTGGTCCTGGAGTCCGCCGAGCACGCCGCCAAGCGCGGCGCCCGCGTCTACGCGGAGGCGGTCGGCCAGGGCATCTCCGCCGACGGCCACGACATCGTGCAGCCCGAGCCCGAGGGCCGCGGCATCTCGCACGCCCTGCACAACCTGCTGGACAACAGCGACCTCGACCCGGCGGAGATCGTGCACGTCAACGCGCACGCCACCTCGACGCCGGCCGGTGACATCGCCGAACTGAAGGCGCTGCGGAAGGTGTTCGGGGACCACGCGGACCACATGGCGGTCTCCGCGACCAAGTCGATGACCGGTCACCTTCTCGGTGGTGCGGGCGGCGTGGAGTCGGTGGCGACCGTGCTCGCGCTGTACAACCGGGTGGCGCCGCCGACGATCAACGTGCAGAACATCGACCCGGAGGCCGAGGCCAAC